From a single Mycosarcoma maydis chromosome 2, whole genome shotgun sequence genomic region:
- a CDS encoding uncharacterized protein (related to Trophinin) encodes MTVCRFFLQDRCAYGNNCKFEHPQGGAGGPGRSGFGQSAFAPPSAFGGGGGSAFGQASAFGSISAFGNSNNNAAGGTLGKSPGASAFGATAPSVFGGGGNPFSSQGTASAFGASAPAGSAFGASTGAPSAFGSTSIPASAFGGVNRPVSGFGSAAPASTFGSSAAPSGFASTATPSAFGSTSKPPAFGSTTSPSPFGPTSTPSAFGGNINTKPSAFGSASTSSAFGTSSAFGSQARPTAFGSAASGPPNCSAAPNLASIPSGFASLNPSSPFTSKMNQYGDSNLPEVSLSAASIVDDLGPQGRPLWKLSAYAPARGEPNLISGKDVSPDELRVMAYQARASGQEAQYVQHEQKLMQEADAAFREVASNPGNAERQAERNREERKKRLQQQQQALSGRAAVGGAGAFGQPSGFVGGNAGAFGAAKQAGSAFRTTSAFGSGAGTASAFGQPSGATTTSAFGQPSAFGSNTTPVATGGAFGSTSAFGSSAPPTTSAFGTNNIATPNPSSAFGSSKTETAPAFGGGVTSTAPAFGSTSFGSAPAQPSAFGSGSTTSAFGRSAFATCSTPTTFGNAAATKLHEDPYRASVPTKDQLTADVLSLFEKDSFEWGMVPFIEPPIDVR; translated from the coding sequence ATGACGGTGTGCAGGTTCTTTCTTCAAGACAGATGTGCGTACGGCAACAACTGCAAGTTCGAGCACCCACAAGGAGGTGCTGGTGGACCAGGCAGGAGTGGATTTGGACAGAGCGCATTTGCGCCTCCCTCAGCATttggaggaggaggaggcagCGCTTTCGGTCAGGCGAGTGCTTTTGGATCGATTTCAGCCTTCGGtaacagcaacaacaatGCAGCTGGAGGCACACTCGGTAAATCGCCTGGAGCAAGTGCATTTGGTGCGACCGCACCGAGCGTAtttggcggtggaggaaACCCATTTAGTAGCCAGGGCACAGCTTCAGCTTTTGGTGCAAGTGCACCTGCCGGATCGGCTTTTGGAGCATCGACGGGGGCACCGAGTGCTTTTGGATCGACGTCAATACCAGCATCAGCCTTTGGTGGTGTAAACAGGCCCGTTTCCGGGTTTGgatctgctgcgcctgcttctACGTTTGGGTCCAGCGCAGCTCCATCTGGGTTCGCATCGACAGCGACTCCATCTGCTTTCGGATCGACATCGAAACCCCCTGCATTCGGGTCAACCACTTCACCTTCGCCCTTCGGcccaacgtcgacgcctTCCGCATTCGGCGGCAACATCAACACAAAGCCATCCGCCTTCGGCTCCGCATCAACATCGTCAGCCTTTGGCACATCATCGGCCTTTGGCTCACAAGCACGTCCCACAGCATTCGGTTCCGCCGCCTCAGGTCCTCCGAACTGCTCTGCCGCACCGAACTTGGCCTCGATCCCTTCCGGATTCGCATCACTCAACCCATCGTCCCCCTTCACATCCAAGATGAATCAATATGGCGATTCCAACTTGCCCGAGGTATCGCTCTCCGCGGCCTCTatcgtcgacgatcttggACCGCAAGGACGACCGCTGTGGAAGCTAAGCGCGTACGCCCCTGCGAGAGGAGAACCGAACTTGATCAGTGGAAAAGATGTCAGTCCAGATGAATTACGTGTCATGGCGTACCAGGCGAGAGCGAGTGGCCAAGAGGCGCAGTACGTGCAGCACGAACAGAAGCTTATGCAggaagcagatgcagcgTTCAGAGAAGTTGCTAGTAATCCTGGGAATGCCGAGAGGCAGGCAGAGAGGAACAGGGAGGAGCGGAAGAAGCGgttgcaacagcagcagcaagctctATCGGGACGAGCAGCGGTGGGCGGAGCGGGTGCGTTCGGCCAGCCGAGCGGTTTTGTTGGTGGCAATGCTGGAGCGTTTGGTGCGGCGAAACAGGCTGGGTCTGCGTTTCGTACTACCTCGGCGTTTGGAAGTGGTGCAGGTACAGCGTCTGCGTTCGGCCAGCCTTCAGGCGCGACAACAACCTCTGCGTTTGGCCAACCATCTGCATTTGGGTCGAATACAACACCAGTGGCGACAGGAGGCGCGTTTGGCAGCACATCTGCGTTCGGAAGTTCAGCTCCTCCCACAACATCAGCGTTCGGCACGAACAATATCGCTACTCCCAACCCATCTTCCGCTTTCGGCTCGTCAAAAACAGAAACAGCACCAGCATTTGGAGGTGGTGTTACTTCTACCGCTCCCGCATTTGGATCGACTAGCTTTGGCTCTGCTCCAGCGCAGCCATCTGCATTCGGCAGTGGCTCAACCACTTCAGCCTTTGGCAGATCGGCCTTTGCGACTTGTTCCACCCCCACTACGTTTGGCAATGCGGCAGCAACAAAGCTGCACGAAGACCCGTACAGAGCTTCGGTGCCAACAAAGGATCAATTGACAGCAGACGTGTTGAGTCTGTTCGAAAAAGACTCTTTCGAATGGGGGATGGTGCCGTTTATTGAGCCTCCGATCGATGTGCGCTAG
- a CDS encoding uncharacterized protein (related to TIP41 - negatively regulates the TOR signaling pathway), whose protein sequence is MSTGATTWTRHSMARSAVPTSSSTGSTSYSSNMPSSTAPSLQPTTRGIDLGGWSVRVTSGPIGSSAEMDALADLLGIPPPEMAFPHNSLVLQHTESGFSLCFDAVRTLRSVEGVQSANRLYGVDCRDTPTNGKSSVPGAKPKAKTASSIKVAYAKEWGKSRTDFVASNSTAAADEASVSGTAGTGSHFGTATADITAAKDYDWTYSNTWAGSIGDTSPQALLSTETVPTIASDLRRLSQPSPELSTRGEQWFEPGTDPALDRIPVERLGPSSGEPILFYDDIVLYEDELADNGSSIVNVKVRVMPSGFLVLQRFFLRVDDVVFRVFDTRLYCQFAPQPVPKSIVSTRGTRLASAANTVSGTLPTSLAQLSLGAPRTAKSGDSDIVMSTSEQDQDSEDCFLPRLIRECSGSSAAYSLVRSHLPPYRPHDLSPMTDVNWVTETLTKISRSRVAAYHADVASGTQLPKLAEKDASAGAKYLSPTTGAGVGGIKAATTAASLRGTRYYPGSTATPAGVTGFPGTRPGERIDLSPAQAPSSVGSGSAHIFGQIQDSSSSAGADDSAWQGCGARVDVAVLRAR, encoded by the coding sequence ATGTCGACCGGTGCAACGACGTGGACACGCCACTCAATGGCTCGTTCAGCTGTTCCAACCTCATCTTCAACCGGCTCCACTTCCTACTCATCGAACATGCCATCGTCCACAGCACCTTCACTCCAACCCACAACCCGAGGCATCGACCTCGGAGGTTGGAGTGTGCGAGTCACCAGCGGTCCCATTGGCTCATctgccgagatggacgcACTCGCCGACCTACTCGGCATCCCGCCACCCGAAATGGCCTTCCCCCACAACTCGCTTGTCCTGCAACACACTGAATCCGGATTCAGCCTGTGTTTTGATGCTGTGCGTACGCTTCGCTCTGTAGAAGGTGTGCAGTCCGCCAACCGGCTATACGGCGTTGACTGTCGCGATACGCCCACGAATGGAAAAAGCAGTGTTCCTGGAGCGAAACCAAAGGCGAAGactgcatcgtcgatcaAAGTCGCCTATGCCAAAGAGTGGGGCAAGAGTAGAACAGACTTTGTCGCTTCGAATTCAACTGCTGCCGCTGACGAAGCGTCAGTGAGCGGCACAGCAGGAACTGGATCCCACTTTGGCACTGCAACAGCCGACATCACCGCAGCCAAAGATTACGATTGGACCTACTCCAACACCTGGGCCGGCTCCATCGGCGACACTTCTCCTCAAGCGCTCCTCTCGACTGAGACCGTGCCCACAATTGCGTCCGATTTACGACGTCTGTCTCAACCATCGCCGGAACTTTCCACGCGGGGCGAACAGTGGTTTGAACCAGGCACAGATCCAGCCCTCGATCGAATCCCCGTCGAACGACTCGGTCCCTCCTCCGGCGAACCCATTCTGTTTTACGACGATATTGTGCTGTACGAAGATGAATTGGCGGACAATGGTAGCTCGATCGTCAATGTCAAGGTGAGGGTGATGCCTAGTGGGTTTTTGGTGCTACAGCGATTTTTCCTCCGGGTCGACGATGTGGTGTTTAGGGTGTTTGATACAAGGCTGTACTGTCAATTCGCGCCTCAACCAGTGCCGAAATCGATCGTATCGACGAGAGGAACAAGATTGGCGTCGGCGGCCAACACGGTTAGTGGTACGCTTCCGACAAGTTTAGCGCAGCTCAGTTTGGGCGCTCCTCGGACGGCGAAATCCGGCGATTCGGACATTGTCATGTCGACTAGcgagcaagaccaagacTCGGAAGATTGCTTCCTTCCACGCTTGATTCGAGAATGCTCTGGCAGCTCGGCGGCGTACTCGCTTGTGCGCTCCCATCTACCCCCCTACAGACCGCACGATCTGTCGCCGATGACGGATGTCAATTGGGTCACCGAGACGCTGACCAAGATTTCGCGCAGTCGGGTTGCTGCGTACCACGCCGACGTTGCTTCGGGTACACAGCTACCTAAGTTGGCGGAGAAGGATGCTAGTGCTGGGGCCAAGTACCTCTCTCCCACCACTGGTGCTGGCGTGGGTGGGATCAAAGCGGCAACAACAGCGGCGAGTTTACGAGGCACGAGATACTATCCAGGATCGacagcaacgccagcagGTGTCACTGGGTTTCCTGGCACAAGACCAGGTGAGAGAATAGATCTGTCGCCAGCACAAGCGCCCTCGTCAGTAGGAAGCGGCTCCGCACATATTTTCGGTCAGATCCAAGATTcttcgagcagcgctggtGCAGACGATTCCGCCTGGCAAGGCTGCGGTGCTCGTGTAGACGTTGCCGTTCTTCGAGCGCGTTAG
- a CDS encoding snoRNA-binding rRNA-processing protein NOP14 (related to NOP14 - nuclear and nucleolar protein with possible role in ribosome biogenesis), producing the protein MAKGGGSQLSQLKSKLHSSGVTDRRQLSKKSRSRKGGQDEKDAAEARRNKINAIVADLNPFEQKVTKPKHEVLGRKIKGAVGRPGAAKASGLAQRRETLLPEWQARDRTGTFVDRRFGENDANMTPEEKMLERFATEKQRRAAKGAAFNLNDDDDLLTHYGQSLSGLDDLADIRLPEDDEDEDDSGRMTAQGHFGGFGDNEDGEKSKADVMREVIAKSKFHKLERQKVKDADDELREQLDDELADIRGLLFEQPAVPTPAPPIDTNAKPKLSVFPGPATGANATAVAGVNTDATAGQDKPTSSYDTFVRELAFERRAKPQDRLKSEEELAAEQAERLRKAEKARLKRMRGDESDDEADEDDDGGKRRKRSKGANSSSAPKRAAQADDLDDDFELDGMTAGEVYGLGAGLAESGTVDASDAEEDDDTEDDNDEEGQDDAAEGVEIEEEDDDDDEEEDDFADLADADDAIRIGEDEDSEQEGDHEALTSYSKAEAKTGKTDTVTKPKSTPVTQSKLPFTFSCPATHDELLSLLETHQINPKHIPTVIKRIRTLHHPSLAEDNKYRLQAFIGVLIDHTLHWAGQAQMHQSTTGQKHKLAFAIVNSLIPHIFSLSQTYPAASAEHFVNKLALMQRNLSRGLAKGPTEDNARTWPGLPELTLLRLVGTVWPTSDKQHNVTTPLALLIAQYLAHARIRSVSDLASGLFLCSLVVSNEVESRRLFPEALNFLFSSIAILASFGQEKKQQRETLAKIRGVAEEYGIPTPDVDAVHTRHLRLSGEDVVEATDQAVDLPSLIITKSGADSQKRTELLSVALTLTSKFSELYDGSTSYIELFTPFSVLLSASFSTASSTVSASLSRSLHLASTSRRYLRLQAHRAIAIASHVPKFDQQGYNPDRKSALDPDVERVQIQKMKALIKKERKGAIRELRRDNQFIAQVRKQDQAEEDQTYKRKMDKIMSTLQVERSEQKQLERAKANIKRRAGKK; encoded by the exons ATGGCCAAGGGCGGTGGCTCGCAGCTGTCTCAGCTCAAGTCAAAACTTCACAGCTCTGGAGTTACAGATCGACGTCAGCTCTCTAAAAAGTCTCGCTCGCGCAAAGGCGGTCAGGACGAGAAGGATGCCGCGGAAGCTCGTCgcaacaagatcaacgCCATCGTTGCCGACTTGAATCCATTTGAGCAAAAGGTCACAAAGCCAAAGCATGAAGTGCTCGGTCGCAAGATCAAGGGTGCCGTCGGTCGACCTGGTGCTGCTAAGGCCAGTGGTCTTGCACAAAGGAGAGAGACACTGCTTCCAGAATGGCAGGCTCGTGACCGCACTGGTACTTTTGTCGATCGTAGGTTCGGTGAAAACGACGCGAATATGACGCCAGAAGAAaagatgctcgagcgcttcgcAACAGAAAAGCAACGGAGAGCAGCCAAAGGCGCTGCGTTCAATCTcaatgacgatgatgactTGCTCACCCACTACGGTCAATCTCTTAGCGGCTTGGATGATTTGGCCGACATTCGATTGCcagaggatgacgaggatgaagacg ATTCAGGCCGAATGACCGCACAAGGTCACTTTGGCGGCTTCGGCGACAATGAGGACGGCGAAAAGTCGAAAGCCGACGTCATGCGTGAAGTTATTGCAAAGTCCAAGTTccacaagctcgagcgtcaGAAGGTCAAggacgccgacgacgagttacgagagcagctggatgacgagcttgccgacATTCGTGGTTTGCTCTTCGAGCAGCCTGCCGTTCCCACCCCTGCTCCGCCTATCGATACCAATGCTAAACCCAAGCTCTCAGTCTTTCCTGGTCCGGCCACTGGTGCCAATGCTACTGCAGTCGCGGGTGTCAACACAGATGCGACAGCAGGGCAAGACAAGCCCACCAGCTCTTACGACACCTTCGTCCGCGAACTGGCATTTGAGCGCAGGGCTAAGCCACAGGATCGTCTCAagagcgaagaggagcTTGCTGCCGAACAGGCTGAGCGGTTGAGGAAAGCAGAGAAAGCACGCTTGAAACGAATGCGTGGCGATGAaagcgacgacgaagctgatgaggatgacgacggtgGCAAGCGTCGAAAACGCAGCAAGGGTGCCAACTCAAGCTCAGCACCCAAACGTGCGGCACAAGCAGACGACCTTGATGACGACTTTGAGCTGGACGGCATGACCGCCGGCGAAGTATACGGTCTTGGCGCAGGGCTCGCAGAAAGTGGTACTGTCGATGCGAGCGAcgccgaagaggacgatgacACCGAAGACGACAACGATGAAGAGGGccaagacgacgctgcGGAAGGTGTGGAAAttgaagaagaagacgacgacgatgatgaggaggaggatgatTTTGCCGATCTCGCCGATGCGGATGACGCGATTCGGATTGGTGAAGATGAAGACTCGGAGCAAGAAGGCGACCATGAAGCGCTCACCAGCTACTCCAAGGCAGAGGCCAAGACAGGCAAGACGGACACTGTCACCAAGCCGAAGTCCACCCCGGTCACGCAAAGCAAGCTGCCGTTCACCTTCTCCTGCCCTGCCACACACGACGAGCTACTTTCTCTCCTTGAAACTCACCAAATTAACCCCAAGCACATCCCCACCGTCATAAAGCGTATCCGCACACTTCACCATCCAAGCCTCGCTGAAGACAACAAATATCGCCTTCAAGCATTTATTGGCGTCCTCATCGACCACACACTCCACTGGGCCGGTCAAGCTCAGATGCATCAATCCACCACTGGTCAAAAGCACAAGCTTGCCTTTGCTATCGTCAACTCGCTCATTCCCCACATCTTCAGTCTTTCGCAGACCTACCCTGCTGCGTCAGCCGAGCATTTTGTCAATAAGCTTGCTCTCATGCAGCGTAATCTCTCGCGTGGACTGGCAAAGGGTCCTACTGAGGACAATGCAAGGACATGGCCAGGGTTGCCGGAGCTCACTCTGCTCAGGCTGGTCGGCACAGTATGGCCCACCTCCGACAAGCAACACAACGTAACGACGCCTTTAGCACTGCTCATCGCGCAATATCTAGCACATGCAAGGATTCGATCGGTGAGCGATTTGGCGTCGGGACTCTTcctctgctcgctcgttgtCTCTAATGAGGTGGAGAGCAGGCGTCTGTTCCCCGAAGCGCTCAACTTCCTCTTTTCGTCGATCGCCATTCTGGCATCGTTTGGCcaagagaagaagcagcagcgcgagaCTTTGGCAAAGATCCGTGGCGTGGCCGAGGAATATGGTATTCCGACTCctgacgtcgatgcagtACACACGCGACACCTCCGTCTGTCTGGAGAGGATGTAGTCGAAGCCACAGATCAAGCGGTTGACTTGCCAAGTCTGATCATCACCAAGTCAGGCGCTGATTCGCAGAAACGCACTGAACTCCTCAGCGTAGCGCTGACGCTCACATCCAAGTTCAGCGAGCTGTACGACGGTTCGACATCCTACATTGAGCTCTTTACGCCTTTCTCAGTGCTGCTCTCGGCTTCGTTTAGCACAGCTTCTTCCACTGTATCTGCCTCGCTCTCGCGTTCTTTGCACCTCGCCTCGACATCGCGTCGATATCTGCGTCTGCAGGCGCACCGAGcgatcgccatcgcctcgCACGTCCCCAAGTTCGATCAGCAGGGCTACAACCCAGACCGCAAGTCTGCTCTGGACCCAGATGTCGAGCGCGTCCAAATCCAGAAGATGAAGGCGCTCATCAAAAAGGAGCGCAAGGGTGCCATTCGCGAGCTTCGACGCGACAACCAGTTCATCGCCCAAGTTCGCAAGCAGGACCAGGCCGAAGAGGACCAGACGTACAAGAGGAAGATGGACAAGATCATGTCGACATTGCAGGTCGAACGgagcgagcagaagcaacTGGAGAGAGCAAAGGCAAACATCAAGCGCAGGGCTGGCAAGAAGTGA
- a CDS encoding rRNA-binding endoribonuclease (related to NOB1 - essential nuclear protein involved in proteasome maturation and synthesis of 40S ribosomal subunits), whose product MSTWAAMAAAGAKASVSTPKQETTTADQAVESPNAAASTSASVDGDDVSSKAGVRTKKPRIDTLILDAGALIMRAPLDGLASEYYIPPRVIEEIKHASAREYLESLRLRPDFQLHVVQPGPASMVAATEFAKKTGDIGVLSTQDLEVIALTYEREVHRHGTKRIRTCPDGKRGETSSYSSAAATKPAGESAERVQASTSSAPAIAADQKSARQAAIDKKRQQKAEAKQKKLEEEAAAQGLTADQLVAQRIKENREKKAAKKQAKETATEKEAQPTIAAAEEEGTAQSDLQEQQSSAQVEPGPEQGWVEVEYTDEESDEEGDGAWITPDNVQKAKNLSMGFVSDNRMPGWKYSEQIKDHVPEPAELLAPEEPLEEGWSRVESGSKSNSKSHSKHRVSRDYNDPSIQSRPSLSWDAMGNTSKGGHMTVACITGDFAVQNVLLQMGLSLVGVHGSRVRAVKSFVLRCHACMKVCKDMEKKFCPVCGNATLTKVAVTVDDTAKGGFQLHLKKNYRFNLRGTKYSIPAPKPGSASGGKTGGSGLILREDQLEWQRALAKEASRKRKEERALERAMRAGKDSLSVRYEEAWDYGDIFLGSQFASRDKSNLPVIGHGRKNPNANRRTRK is encoded by the coding sequence ATGTCGACCTGGGCAGCAATGGCGGCTGCCGGTGCTAAAGCATCAGTTTCCACTCCAAAACAGGAAACCACCACTGCCGACCAAGCAGTGGAATCGCCCAACGCAGCTGCATCTACTTCAGCATCGGtggatggcgatgatgTCTCTTCCAAAGCAGGTGTGAGAACTAAAAAACCACGCATCGACacgctcatcctcgacgcaGGTGCGCTCATTATGCGAGCGCCGCTCGACGGTCTCGCCTCGGAATACTACATCCCACCTCGCGTCATCGAAGAGATCAAGCATGCTTCTGCTCGCGAGTatctcgaatcgctccGACTCCGACCGGATTTCCAGCTTCACGTTGTACAGCCAGGTCCCGCCAGCATGGTTGCAGCCACCGAATTTGCAAAAAAGACAGGTGACATTGGGGTGCTGTCAACGCAGGATTTGGAGGTGATTGCGCTGACGTACGAGAGGGAGGTGCATAGACACGGTACTAAGCGCATTCGTACCTGTCCGGATGGCAAGAGAGGAGAAACATCATCTTAcagctctgctgctgctacaaAGCCAGCTGGAGAGAGCGCTGAACGCGTTCAGGCTTCTACTTCTTCGGCGCCCGCGATTGCCGCTGACCAGAAgtcagctcgtcaagctgcgATTGACAAGAAACGACAGCAAAAGGCAGAAGCAAAAcagaagaagctcgaagaggaggctGCGGCACAAGGTCTCACTGCCGATCAGCTCGTAGCACAACGCATCAAGGAGAACCGCGAGAAGAAGGCAGCAAAGAAACAGGCTAAGGAGACAGCAACAGAGAAAGAAGCACAGCCGACCATCGCAGCGGCGGAAGAAGAGGGTACAGCACAGAGCGATTTGCAAGAACAGCAATCTTCAGCACAGGTCGAGCCAGGTCCTGAGCAAGGCTGGGTGGAAGTAGAGTATACAGACGAAGAATCAGACGAAGAGGGCGATGGTGCCTGGATCACGCCAGACAACGTGCAAAAGGCCAAGAACCTGAGCATGGGATTTGTCTCTGACAACCGCATGCCAGGTTGGAAGTATTCCGAGCAAATCAAGGATCACGTCCCTGAACCCGCCGAGTTGCTTGCACCGGAAGAGCCGCTCGAAGAGGGTTGGTCACGCGTCGAATCGGGTAGCAAATCCAACAGCAAATCTCATAGCAAACACCGCGTATCGCGCGACTACAATGATCCATCGATTCAGTCGCGACCTTCGCTCTCGTGGGATGCGATGGGCAACACGTCCAAAGGCGGCCACATGACTGTTGCGTGCATCACGGGCGATTTTGCTGTGCAAaacgtgctgctgcagatggGATTGTCTCTGGTCGGTGTTCACGGCTCGCGCGTTCGAGCAGTCAAGTCGTTCGTCCTGCGCTGCCATGCCTGCATGAAGGTGTGCAAGGACATGGAAAAGAAGTTTTGCCCCGTTTGCGGTAATGCTACACTCACCAAAGTCGCCGTCACCGTCGATGACACTGCCAAGGGCGGTTTCCAGCTTCACCTCAAGAAAAATTACCGCTTCAACCTGCGCGGTACCAAGTATTCGATCCCCGCGCCAAAGCCTGGTTCTGCCTCGGGAGGCAAGACTGGTGGTTCGGGTTTGATCCTTCGTGAAGACCAGTTGGAATGGCAGCGCGCTCTGGCCAAGGAGGCTAGCAGGAAGCGCAAGGAGGAGAGAGCGTTGGAAAGGGCTATGCGGGCGGGCAAGGACTCGCTCTCGGTTAGGTACGAAGAGGCGTGGGATTACGGTGACATCTTCTTGGGCAGTCAGTTTGCTTCCAGGGACAAGAGCAATCTACCCGTCATCGGGCACGGCAGAAAGAACCCAAATGCCAATCGCCGTACGCGCAAGTAG
- a CDS encoding uncharacterized protein (related to NADH-ubiquinone oxidoreductase B16.6 subunit) — MSGAVPFKQDLPPSGGYQPIRYKRNLPGKNLSGLTIFGGVIAICAYGFYKVGLTNLEQRELKRERAWSRIHLIPLLMAESDRDTYRRNEAQIAREKEIMKDVPGWEAGKSVYNTKRYTQPNIVVL, encoded by the exons ATGAGCGGTGCAG TCCCCTTCAAACA GGATCTTCCTCCTTCCGGAGGCTACCAGCCCATTCGATACAAGCGCAATCTTCCTGGTAAGAACCTGTCGGGTCTCACCATCTTTGGTGGTGTCATTGCCATTTGCGCATACGGCTTCTACAAGGTTGGCCTCACTAACCTCGAGCAACG CGAGCTCAAGAGGGAGCGTGCGTGGTCCCGGATTCACCTAATTCCTTTGCTCATGGCCGAATCAGACCGCGATACTTACCGACGAAACGAGGCTCAGATTGCACGAGAAAAGGAGATTATGAAGGACGTCCCCGGCTGGGAGGCTGGCAAGTCGGTGTACAACACCAAGCGCTATACTCAACCCAACATTGTGGTCCTCTAG
- a CDS encoding 8-oxoguanine glycosylase OGG1 (related to 8-oxoguanine DNA-glycosylase), protein MATTDKLPKRDTLTQDDPQNEDFFGPRPPPGYSALRAATSQILLPLTVSNKCGQAFRWRCNKVWEPRSGSIGPEYDEQIEWSLCLADRVVLLRQDEHRGFLYHKTLLPAASSCSTNIERDLEISRETTRWLTDYLSLDVPLESLYAEWAEKDSVFARFATRFSGLRMLRQDPWECLCAFVCSSNNNIARIGQMVQNLCTHFSPVLLEYSYPPPPASVRALESIKTEADGDASKQNHVEQGQVKIAFHPFPPAEALAKPGVEEKLRELGFGYRAKYLARTAQMLYATHGGQKTTPRPQKTAEHLDQTHWLYGIKAEEDIFSTGQQPSPPNSAPDDALIEPNSEPVQKRARRSRSTAQACSNHSAVKPLLTEKVEQHQFDSVRSYLQHLRTLSYREARDQLIQFPGIGPKVADCILLMSLDQASSIPVDRHVFQFAEKWYRLRTKKYEEIADYFRDLWGDYAGWAHSVLFTADLRSFANYKLIQKADNAQGKVESPEDLWGQGQELGYPTPPPSQVSHESALPKLEAGYSSPWAATSELPPQSLREVTASTTLTERTKTRPKRKSRLSSIA, encoded by the coding sequence ATGGCAACCACTGACAAACTTCCAAAGCGCGACACCCTGACACAAGACGATCCGCAAAACGAAGACTTCTTCGGCCCACGACCACCACCCGGCTATTCAGCGCTGCGAGCAGCCACATCGCAAATCCTGCTGCCACTGACAGTATCTAACAAGTGCGGACAAGCGTTTCGGTGGCGATGCAACAAGGTCTGGGAACCTCGGAGCGGTAGCATTGGTCCAGAATACGACGAGCAAATCGAATGGTCGCTCTGTCTTGCCGATCGGGTAGTACTTCTACGTCAAGATGAACATCGTGGGTTTCTGTACCACAAAACGTTGCTTCCAGCTGCAAGTTCTTGCTCAACCAACATCGAACGGGACTTGGAGATCAGCAGAGAGACGACTCGCTGGCTGACTGACTACCTGAGCCTCGACGTGCCGCTCGAATCCTTGTATGCAGAGTGGGCGGAAAAGGATTCAGTGTTTGCACGCTTTGCAACAAGGTTCTCTGGCCTACGCATGCTTAGGCAGGATCCGTGGGAATGCCTCTGCGCATTTGTGTGTAGCTCAAACAACAACATCGCAAGGATTGGACAGATGGTGCAGAACTTATGTACGCATTTCTCAccggtgctgctcgagtATTCGTATCCCCCTCCACCGGCGTCCGTTCGGGCTTTAGAGTCGATCAAGACCGAAGCCGATGGAGATGCGAGCAAACAAaaccatgtcgagcaggGACAAGTCAAGATCGCATTTCACCCATTCCCACCTGCGGAAGCTTTGGCAAAGCCAGGAGTGGAAGAAAAACTGCGAGAGCTCGGGTTTGGGTATCGAGCAAAATATCTCGCTAGGACGGCACAGATGCTGTATGCAACGCATGGCGGCCAAAAGACAACACCGCGCCCACAAAAGACGGCGGAACACTTGGACCAGACACATTGGCTATATGGTATCAAAGCTGAAGAGGACATCTTTTCGACGGGCCAACAGCCAAGTCCGCCCAATTCAGCTCCAGATGATGCCTTGATAGAACCAAACTCAGAACCGGTGCAGAAGCGTGCGCGCCGAAGCCGATCTACAGCCCAAGCTTGCAGCAATCATTCTGCAGTCAAACCTCTGTTGACTGAAAAAGTGGAACAACATCAATTCGATTCAGTTCGATCTTACCTGCAACACCTGCGCACACTTTCATACCGTGAAGCTCGCGACCAGCTCATCCAATTTCCTGGTATTGGGCCTAAAGTAGCCGACTGCATCCTGCTCATGTCATTGGACCAAGCGTCTTCGATACCGGTAGATCGACACGTTTTTCAATTTGCAGAGAAATGGTATCGACTTCGTACCAAAAAGTACGAGGAGATCGCCGATTATTTCCGTGATCTTTGGGGTGACTATGCAGGATGGGCACATAGCGTGTTGTTCACGGCGGATCTGCGATCGTTTGCCAATTACAAGCTTATTCAGAAGGCTGATAATGCACAAGGAAAGGTGGAGAGTCCAGAAGACTTGTGGGGACAAGGGCAAGAGTTGGGCTATCCTACTCCGCCTCCAAGTCAGGTCAGCCACGAGTCAGCATTGCCCAAGTTGGAGGCGGGTTATTCATCTCCCTGGGCTGCAACTTCGGAGTTGCCGCCGCAGTCGCTGAGGGAGGTGACTGCGAGCACAACACTGACAGAGAGGACTAAGACTCGACCCAAACGCAAGAGCCGACTCAGCTCCATCGCATAG